One segment of Candidatus Hydrogenedentota bacterium DNA contains the following:
- a CDS encoding pyridoxal phosphate-dependent aminotransferase — translation MRRNIVHMGAGSLSYEIREIVLVARQIREMGQTITWENIGDPVQKGEIVPDWIRDIVRELVDDPKSWAYCDTAGVPETREFLAGNVNKRPGGLKITTDDILFFNGLGDAVAKVYGFLRREARILGPSPAYSTHSSAEAAHSGYNHVTYNLDPFNGWQPDVDDIRNKVKYNDSIAGILLLTPDNPTGAVYPRDVLEEIAEIARQNKIFLITDEIYAHIVYNGNERCHLSEWIGDVPGLAMRGISKEYPWPGSRCGWLEVLNRDKDENFATYVNSLLAAKRLEVSSTTLPQMSIPKVMGDPRYKAHLDRREDMFDRRAEQAVRAFDGCDEVIVNKPGGAFYFTVMFKPGVLNDTQTLKIENKQIREKIELLVKNVAPDKRFVYYLMGATGIVVVPLTGFQCAHDGFRMTLLETDDTKRAWIFKTLRAAIEEYVSS, via the coding sequence ATGCGTCGAAATATTGTACACATGGGGGCGGGCAGCCTCAGTTACGAAATCCGCGAGATTGTGCTCGTGGCGCGGCAGATTCGCGAGATGGGCCAGACAATCACGTGGGAGAACATCGGCGATCCCGTGCAGAAGGGCGAGATCGTTCCCGACTGGATTCGGGATATCGTGCGGGAGTTGGTTGACGATCCGAAGTCGTGGGCATACTGCGACACGGCGGGCGTGCCGGAAACACGCGAGTTCCTGGCGGGGAACGTGAACAAGCGGCCGGGCGGGCTGAAGATTACTACAGACGATATCCTCTTCTTCAACGGTCTGGGCGACGCCGTCGCGAAGGTGTACGGGTTCCTGCGGCGCGAGGCGCGCATTTTAGGCCCGTCGCCCGCGTACAGCACACACTCGTCCGCGGAGGCGGCGCATTCGGGGTACAACCACGTTACGTACAATCTCGACCCGTTCAACGGGTGGCAACCCGACGTGGACGATATCCGCAACAAGGTGAAGTACAACGATTCGATTGCGGGCATTTTGCTGCTGACGCCGGACAATCCGACCGGGGCGGTGTATCCGCGGGACGTATTGGAGGAGATTGCGGAGATCGCGCGGCAGAACAAGATTTTTTTGATCACGGACGAAATCTACGCGCACATCGTTTATAACGGCAACGAGCGGTGCCATTTGAGCGAATGGATCGGCGACGTGCCGGGGTTGGCCATGCGCGGCATCAGCAAGGAGTACCCGTGGCCGGGATCGCGGTGCGGCTGGCTCGAGGTATTGAACCGCGACAAGGACGAGAACTTCGCCACGTATGTGAATAGCCTGCTCGCGGCCAAACGCCTGGAGGTTTCCTCGACGACCCTGCCGCAGATGTCTATCCCTAAAGTGATGGGTGACCCGCGGTACAAGGCACACCTGGACCGGCGCGAGGACATGTTCGACAGGCGCGCGGAACAGGCAGTGCGCGCGTTCGACGGATGCGACGAAGTGATCGTGAACAAGCCGGGCGGCGCGTTCTACTTTACGGTGATGTTCAAGCCCGGCGTGCTCAACGACACACAGACGCTCAAAATCGAGAACAAGCAAATCCGCGAGAAGATCGAACTCTTGGTCAAGAACGTGGCGCCGGACAAACGGTTTGTCTACTACCTCATGGGCGCAACGGGAATCGTTGTGGTGCCGCTGACGGGGTTCCAATGCGCGCACGACGGTTTCCGGATGACGCTGCTCGAAACCGACGACACGAAACGCGCCTGGATTTTCAAGACGCTGCGCGCGGCGATTGAGGAATACGTGAGTTCATAA
- a CDS encoding flotillin family protein has protein sequence MGPISFFAIVGSVLVVLSSFVLLMAKRYKRCPSNRVLVIYGKVGSGETAKCIHGGAAFVWPLINDYAFLSLEPIQIEIPLKDALSAENIRVNVPSVFTVAIGTQKEFMQNAAIRLLGLNIMQIKKQAEDIIFGQMRQVIASMGIEEINKDREKFLHSIQTSLEPELRKIGLVLINVNITDITDESGYIEAIGQKAASQAVQQARGDVADQVKLGEVRVAQADRDKQIQVADAGKLRNIGIREAQREQAVRVAELDKEQQTGEQTAAFQRESLVKEAERQKRIAVAEAEAHAVKGEKDAERAKRIAVAEANAVAITGENTAQEKVALSNAELQVKQAEAYQIAETRRRQAEAAVLEAQNVAMAKAALAEAERVEAERRAQLEAPAKAQKAQTIVEAEALAERIRIQAQGEAAAIYAKLEAEAKGQYEILAKKGEGLQRIVEACGGPNQAFQMLMLEHLDNLADSAAKAISNIKFDKVIVWEGGGNGSGSNTANFIQGMARTLPPMLQVMRDIGGVELPESLIKLSGESTDRKKAEAAPAAEEKKTPAPPKA, from the coding sequence ATGGGACCCATCTCGTTCTTTGCGATTGTCGGATCGGTACTGGTCGTGCTCAGTTCGTTCGTGCTGCTGATGGCGAAGCGGTACAAGCGGTGCCCGAGCAACCGCGTACTGGTGATTTACGGTAAGGTCGGCAGCGGCGAAACGGCGAAGTGCATCCACGGCGGCGCGGCGTTTGTGTGGCCGCTGATCAACGACTACGCGTTTCTAAGTCTCGAACCCATCCAAATCGAAATTCCGCTGAAGGACGCGCTGTCGGCGGAGAACATTCGCGTCAACGTGCCAAGCGTGTTTACAGTCGCGATTGGCACGCAGAAAGAGTTTATGCAGAACGCGGCCATCCGCTTGCTCGGTCTGAACATTATGCAGATCAAGAAACAGGCGGAAGACATCATCTTCGGTCAGATGCGGCAGGTAATCGCGTCGATGGGTATCGAGGAGATCAACAAGGACCGCGAAAAGTTTCTCCATAGCATTCAGACGTCGCTCGAACCCGAACTGCGCAAGATCGGTCTCGTGTTGATCAACGTGAACATCACGGACATTACCGACGAGTCGGGTTATATCGAGGCCATCGGGCAGAAGGCAGCGTCGCAGGCGGTGCAGCAGGCCCGCGGCGACGTGGCGGACCAGGTAAAGCTGGGCGAGGTGCGCGTGGCGCAGGCGGACCGGGACAAGCAGATTCAGGTCGCGGACGCGGGTAAGTTACGCAACATCGGTATTCGCGAGGCGCAGCGCGAACAGGCGGTTCGCGTGGCGGAGTTGGACAAAGAGCAGCAGACCGGCGAGCAGACGGCGGCGTTCCAGCGCGAGTCGCTGGTCAAGGAAGCGGAGCGCCAGAAGCGTATCGCCGTGGCGGAGGCTGAAGCGCACGCGGTGAAGGGCGAAAAGGACGCCGAGCGCGCGAAGCGCATCGCGGTCGCGGAGGCGAATGCCGTCGCCATCACTGGCGAGAATACGGCACAGGAAAAGGTCGCGCTGTCGAACGCCGAACTGCAGGTAAAGCAGGCGGAAGCGTATCAGATTGCCGAGACGCGCCGGCGTCAGGCCGAGGCGGCCGTGCTCGAGGCGCAAAACGTCGCGATGGCGAAGGCGGCGCTGGCGGAGGCCGAGCGCGTCGAGGCGGAACGCCGCGCGCAGCTCGAAGCGCCCGCCAAGGCACAAAAGGCGCAGACCATCGTCGAGGCGGAGGCCTTGGCAGAGCGCATCCGTATTCAGGCGCAAGGCGAGGCGGCGGCAATCTACGCGAAGCTGGAGGCCGAGGCCAAAGGCCAATACGAAATTCTCGCGAAGAAAGGCGAAGGCTTGCAGCGCATCGTCGAAGCGTGCGGCGGACCGAACCAGGCGTTCCAGATGCTGATGCTCGAACACCTAGACAATCTCGCCGATTCCGCGGCGAAAGCGATCTCCAACATCAAGTTCGACAAAGTGATTGTTTGGGAAGGCGGCGGAAACGGTTCGGGGTCGAATACGGCGAACTTCATTCAGGGCATGGCGCGGACGCTACCGCCGATGCTGCAAGTCATGCGCGACATCGGCGGAGTCGAATTGCCGGAGTCACTGATCAAATTGAGCGGCGAGAGTACCGACAGAAAGAAAGCCGAAGCTGCACCGGCCGCGGAAGAGAAGAAAACGCCCGCGCCTCCGAAGGCATAA
- a CDS encoding nucleoside deaminase: MLDDNSRYMQYAIREAMRAEEEGEVPIGCVIIHNGEIIGKAHNQRERLQDPTAHAEVLAITQAANHLGSWRLEDTKLFVTLEPCPMCAGAIILARVAEVYFGAYDPKAGACGTLMNLLADRRFNHQPIVAPGLCADECGALLTNFFRRIRGQAPLGIDDQNGRNN, translated from the coding sequence ATGCTGGACGACAACTCACGGTACATGCAATACGCCATTCGCGAGGCGATGCGCGCGGAGGAAGAGGGCGAGGTGCCCATCGGCTGCGTGATCATTCACAACGGCGAGATCATCGGCAAGGCGCACAACCAACGCGAGCGGTTGCAGGACCCCACCGCGCACGCCGAGGTCCTCGCGATAACCCAGGCCGCGAACCACCTCGGCAGTTGGCGGCTCGAAGACACCAAACTCTTCGTCACGCTCGAGCCCTGCCCGATGTGCGCCGGCGCGATTATCCTCGCGCGCGTCGCGGAAGTATATTTCGGCGCGTACGACCCGAAGGCCGGCGCGTGCGGCACGCTCATGAACTTGCTCGCAGACCGTCGCTTCAACCACCAGCCTATAGTCGCGCCCGGCCTCTGCGCCGACGAATGCGGCGCGCTGCTCACCAACTTCTTCCGCCGCATCCGCGGGCAAGCGCCGCTGGGCATCGACGATCAGAACGGGCGAAACAACTGA
- a CDS encoding DUF1080 domain-containing protein codes for MNNVPRMTRTRVALRVVLLTGCAFALGCVSRPYLVGLFDREPVPAGTPTSRPEGTGWIDLLDEEHAALWKNVGDDMDIFKVQDGVLHIFGRTVYPLRYVTYTGETFGDFDLHLEYKVARRANSGVFLRTQPNDPVNRGFEVQVLDDFGKRPTKNSCGAIYDVVTPMFNMSRPAGEWNSFDISVKGKKVVVVMNGWTIIDTDLSKMTTPLGKFPIAYNDLPLVGNVALQDHGGEVWYRNVMVRPAV; via the coding sequence ATGAACAATGTTCCTCGCATGACGCGTACACGAGTCGCATTGCGTGTAGTCCTCCTTACAGGATGCGCATTCGCGTTGGGATGTGTGTCCCGCCCATATCTTGTCGGCCTGTTTGACCGCGAACCCGTTCCGGCGGGGACGCCCACATCGCGGCCCGAGGGCACGGGTTGGATCGATCTGCTGGACGAGGAGCATGCGGCGCTGTGGAAAAACGTGGGCGACGACATGGACATTTTTAAGGTGCAGGATGGTGTGCTGCACATTTTCGGGCGGACGGTGTATCCGTTGCGGTATGTGACGTATACGGGCGAGACGTTTGGCGATTTCGACCTGCATCTCGAGTATAAGGTTGCGCGGCGGGCAAACAGTGGCGTGTTCCTGCGTACGCAGCCGAACGATCCCGTGAACCGCGGGTTCGAGGTGCAAGTGTTGGACGACTTCGGAAAGCGCCCGACGAAGAACAGTTGCGGCGCGATTTACGATGTGGTCACGCCCATGTTCAACATGTCGCGACCCGCGGGCGAGTGGAATTCGTTTGATATTTCGGTGAAGGGGAAGAAGGTTGTCGTCGTAATGAACGGCTGGACGATCATCGATACGGACTTGAGCAAGATGACGACGCCGCTGGGGAAGTTTCCGATAGCCTACAACGATCTGCCGTTGGTGGGAAACGTCGCGCTACAGGACCACGGCGGCGAGGTGTGGTATCGGAATGTGATGGTACGGCCGGCGGTGTGA
- a CDS encoding DUF1559 domain-containing protein, whose protein sequence is MSEPPPIPHFQPPRVKSSSSTPGLLIAVAIVVPLLIPILAAILLPALARAREAARRASCQNNLKQIGISCKMFAGDHNNQLPQNLSELYPKYLSNPSVFVCPSSTDVVGDLNSIDSWTSYEIVITGADEGNKDVIVIQEKHEDAHIPRGMNCLFADGHVEFRRSGAITPAAERGP, encoded by the coding sequence ATGTCCGAGCCGCCGCCAATCCCTCATTTCCAGCCGCCGCGCGTGAAGAGTTCCAGTTCAACGCCGGGTTTGCTCATCGCGGTGGCCATCGTAGTGCCGCTGCTCATCCCAATCCTCGCGGCAATCTTGCTGCCAGCCCTCGCCCGCGCCCGTGAAGCCGCCCGCCGCGCATCGTGCCAAAACAACCTCAAACAAATCGGAATCTCGTGCAAGATGTTCGCGGGCGACCATAACAACCAACTGCCGCAAAACCTTAGCGAACTCTACCCCAAATACCTCTCGAATCCGTCGGTCTTTGTATGCCCGTCGTCTACCGACGTCGTCGGCGATCTAAACTCTATCGATTCGTGGACGTCGTACGAGATCGTGATAACTGGCGCTGACGAGGGAAACAAAGACGTCATTGTTATTCAAGAGAAACACGAGGATGCACATATCCCTCGTGGCATGAATTGTCTCTTCGCCGATGGTCATGTGGAATTCCGGCGTTCCGGAGCCATCACTCCGGCGGCTGAGCGTGGGCCTTAA
- a CDS encoding alpha/beta hydrolase, producing the protein MRVLTALVCCFAAIAIASAEPPADIFDQVQHGYADNNGVKIHYAALGEGPVVVMVHGFPDFWYSWRHQMAALSGQFKCVAMDLRGYNLSDNPSGDENYAVPHLLGDVAAVIKAQGVEKAIVVGHDWGGAIAWQFAMHMPNMVERLVICNLPHPRGFTRELATNPEQQKNSAYARGFQQPGAEQTIDAESLAGFVAKGDPEIAARYIDAFKKSDFSAMLAYYRVNYPHEPYTQDESPVVRINVPVLMFHGLKDKALGYKALNDTWEWLGSDLTLVTVPNADHWVHHDAPDLVSRTLKFWLTRDTN; encoded by the coding sequence ATGCGCGTACTTACGGCCCTTGTTTGTTGCTTCGCGGCGATCGCGATCGCGTCCGCGGAACCGCCCGCGGACATCTTCGATCAGGTACAGCACGGCTACGCCGACAACAACGGGGTGAAGATTCACTACGCCGCGCTCGGCGAAGGCCCTGTTGTCGTCATGGTCCACGGCTTCCCCGACTTCTGGTATTCGTGGCGACACCAGATGGCCGCGCTCTCGGGCCAGTTCAAATGCGTCGCGATGGACCTCCGCGGATACAACTTGAGCGACAATCCATCGGGCGACGAGAACTACGCCGTTCCGCACCTGCTCGGCGACGTCGCGGCGGTGATTAAAGCGCAAGGTGTGGAAAAAGCGATCGTTGTCGGGCACGACTGGGGCGGCGCCATCGCGTGGCAGTTCGCCATGCACATGCCGAATATGGTCGAGCGCCTCGTCATCTGCAATCTGCCCCACCCCCGCGGCTTCACCCGCGAACTCGCCACCAACCCCGAACAACAGAAAAACAGCGCCTATGCCCGCGGCTTCCAGCAGCCCGGCGCCGAACAAACCATCGATGCCGAAAGCCTTGCCGGCTTCGTCGCCAAAGGCGACCCCGAAATCGCCGCGCGCTACATCGATGCGTTCAAGAAATCCGACTTTTCCGCCATGCTCGCGTACTACCGCGTCAACTACCCGCACGAACCCTACACGCAGGACGAGTCCCCGGTCGTTAGAATCAACGTCCCTGTCCTCATGTTCCACGGCCTCAAAGACAAGGCCCTCGGCTACAAGGCCCTCAACGACACTTGGGAATGGCTCGGCAGCGACCTCACCCTCGTCACCGTCCCTAACGCCGACCACTGGGTCCACCACGACGCCCCGGACTTGGTTTCGAGGACCCTCAAATTCTGGCTGACGCGCGACACAAACTAA
- a CDS encoding RNA polymerase sigma factor RpoD/SigA: MSDLRESGLSTYLAEISRIPLLSSAEEIRLAQLAQKHDGEARRKLIVSNLRLVVSIAKKYLYFGLPLQDLIEEGNIGLMKAVDRYDPTRGCKFSTYATWWIRQAITRALSNYGRTVRIPVYVTDNVSRYKKTAEELYIKSGKRPEPEEVAEAMGIKKAEALKLQAFVEDVSPLDNMESTSDDEGRGIPESIEPRRIDEAIAQIELDQQLDEIMKQLSPREQNIVKYRYGLVDGHAHTLEQTGRYFNLTRERIRQIENDVMKRLRKFVAERQDDFSP; the protein is encoded by the coding sequence ATGTCGGACCTTCGTGAGAGCGGGCTGAGCACGTACCTCGCCGAAATCTCGCGCATACCGCTGTTATCGTCCGCGGAAGAAATCCGCCTCGCCCAACTCGCGCAGAAGCACGACGGCGAAGCGCGCCGCAAGCTTATCGTATCGAACCTGCGGCTTGTCGTGAGCATCGCGAAAAAGTATTTGTACTTCGGCTTGCCGTTGCAGGACTTGATCGAGGAGGGCAACATCGGCCTGATGAAGGCGGTCGATCGGTACGACCCGACGCGCGGATGCAAGTTCTCGACGTATGCGACGTGGTGGATTCGGCAGGCAATCACGCGCGCGCTCTCAAACTACGGGCGCACGGTGCGCATTCCGGTGTACGTGACCGACAACGTGTCGCGCTACAAGAAGACAGCCGAAGAACTGTACATCAAATCCGGCAAACGCCCCGAACCGGAAGAAGTGGCCGAGGCGATGGGAATCAAGAAGGCCGAGGCGCTCAAGCTGCAGGCGTTCGTCGAAGACGTCTCCCCGCTGGACAACATGGAATCGACGAGTGACGACGAAGGGCGTGGGATACCGGAGAGCATCGAACCGCGGCGAATCGACGAGGCGATCGCGCAGATCGAACTCGATCAGCAACTCGACGAGATCATGAAGCAGCTCTCGCCGCGCGAGCAGAATATCGTGAAGTACCGCTATGGTCTTGTGGATGGGCACGCGCACACGTTGGAGCAGACGGGGCGCTATTTCAATCTCACGCGCGAGCGCATCCGGCAGATTGAGAACGATGTAATGAAGCGGCTGCGGAAGTTTGTCGCGGAACGGCAGGACGATTTTAGTCCGTAG
- a CDS encoding adenine phosphoribosyltransferase: MDLASLIRNVPDFPVPGIQFKDITTLLLHPAAFRFIIDGWKARYANKNLSAIVGADARGFVFGGALAYAMGLPLVLARKKGKLPADTIEEEYALEYGTATLEIHRDALKKGDRAVLVDDLLATGGTMRAIANMVEDLGAEIVEIAFVVELPPLKGRLKLEPHPVHSLVEFMVD; encoded by the coding sequence ATGGATCTTGCTTCGCTGATTCGGAATGTGCCGGACTTTCCGGTGCCGGGCATTCAGTTCAAAGACATCACAACGCTGCTGCTGCATCCCGCGGCGTTCCGGTTCATTATCGACGGGTGGAAGGCGCGATACGCGAACAAGAACCTCTCGGCGATCGTCGGCGCGGATGCGCGGGGGTTTGTGTTCGGCGGCGCGCTGGCGTACGCGATGGGGCTCCCGCTTGTGCTTGCGCGCAAGAAGGGCAAGCTGCCCGCGGACACCATCGAGGAAGAATACGCACTGGAATACGGCACGGCGACACTCGAGATTCATCGCGATGCGCTGAAGAAGGGCGACCGAGCGGTGTTGGTGGACGATTTGTTGGCGACCGGCGGCACCATGCGCGCCATCGCAAACATGGTCGAAGACCTCGGCGCGGAGATTGTCGAGATAGCGTTTGTGGTGGAGCTGCCGCCGCTCAAGGGGCGCCTGAAGCTGGAACCGCATCCGGTGCATTCGCTGGTGGAATTCATGGTGGACTAG
- a CDS encoding HAD hydrolase-like protein, with protein sequence MQSLVSKDIQIIRDTERGRFKYALFDFDGTVSLLREGWQQVMGPLMVEMICGDATPTPEIEKACADYIDESTGINTILQMEHLVKMVREYGLVPEDKILDAHGYKAIYNERLMVRVRERIEQLRAGTLPLEQVTVRGSIEFVKALASRGLQMYIFSGTDRDDVRNESSLVGVAPYFAEIWGALRTYAESNKEMIIKQIIANHDLHGTEVLVVGDGPVEIRLAHEHGCVSVGVCSDELRGHGWSEEKRERLTKAGADILIPDFGENEALLEYLFPG encoded by the coding sequence ATGCAGTCGTTGGTAAGTAAGGACATTCAGATTATTCGCGATACGGAGCGCGGCCGGTTCAAGTACGCGCTGTTCGATTTTGACGGCACTGTCAGCCTGTTGCGTGAGGGATGGCAACAGGTCATGGGGCCGCTCATGGTGGAGATGATTTGCGGAGACGCGACGCCCACTCCGGAAATCGAGAAAGCATGCGCGGACTATATCGACGAATCGACGGGGATCAATACCATCCTCCAGATGGAACACCTCGTGAAAATGGTGCGCGAGTACGGTCTGGTGCCGGAGGACAAGATTCTCGACGCGCACGGGTACAAGGCCATCTACAACGAGCGATTGATGGTGCGCGTGCGCGAACGCATCGAGCAGTTGCGCGCGGGCACGCTGCCGCTCGAACAGGTCACGGTGCGCGGATCGATCGAATTCGTGAAGGCGCTCGCATCGCGCGGGTTGCAGATGTACATCTTTAGCGGCACCGATCGCGACGACGTGCGCAATGAGTCGTCGCTTGTCGGGGTGGCGCCGTACTTCGCGGAAATCTGGGGCGCACTGCGCACCTACGCCGAAAGCAACAAGGAGATGATCATCAAACAGATCATCGCCAACCACGATCTACACGGAACGGAGGTACTCGTCGTCGGCGACGGGCCGGTCGAAATCCGCCTCGCGCACGAGCACGGCTGCGTTTCGGTGGGTGTGTGTTCGGACGAATTGCGTGGCCACGGCTGGAGCGAGGAGAAGCGCGAGCGACTAACGAAGGCCGGGGCGGATATTCTCATACCCGACTTCGGCGAGAATGAGGCGTTGTTGGAGTATTTGTTCCCGGGGTAA
- a CDS encoding VOC family protein: protein MKATRILETCLYVNDLDAAERFYRDVMGLDFYAKQEGRHVFFRCGTTMFLLFDPEGTSDPTQPLGGHGCRGPGHAAFEIGDDEVNAWRDYLTSCGVPIDSEIDWPSGGHSLYFRDPAGNILEVATRSTWDWPEKERCSE from the coding sequence ATGAAAGCCACGCGCATCCTCGAAACCTGCCTTTACGTCAACGATCTCGACGCGGCCGAGCGGTTTTACCGCGACGTGATGGGGTTGGACTTCTACGCGAAGCAGGAAGGGCGGCACGTCTTCTTCCGATGCGGGACAACGATGTTTTTGTTGTTCGATCCGGAGGGGACGAGCGACCCGACGCAGCCGCTTGGTGGGCATGGGTGCCGGGGGCCGGGGCATGCCGCGTTTGAGATTGGCGACGACGAAGTGAACGCGTGGCGGGATTACCTGACGTCGTGCGGTGTGCCCATCGATTCGGAGATAGACTGGCCGAGCGGCGGCCATTCGCTGTATTTCCGCGATCCGGCAGGGAACATTCTGGAGGTCGCTACGCGATCGACGTGGGACTGGCCGGAGAAAGAGCGCTGTAGCGAATAG
- a CDS encoding 4'-phosphopantetheinyl transferase superfamily protein has protein sequence MWKSPPADPQLESDDVHVWKASSDASHSAITRFINSLAPDERDRAARFHFERGRDNYVAARGVLRELLGMYLNIPPAGVQLTYTSHGKPDLAAAHGSDLRFNLAHSGDIVLIAFARAARIGIDVERCRPDFDGQRIADRFFTESESALLRAVRDADRVRAFTQQWTRKESFIKAHGEGLSYPLNAFSIAEDDNDRLRVLVHARPGETDAWCVRDLDVGDDYAAAITVELASPVLSTFDWCTTNQP, from the coding sequence ATGTGGAAGTCGCCACCAGCCGATCCCCAGCTCGAATCGGATGACGTGCACGTGTGGAAAGCATCGTCTGATGCGTCACACAGCGCGATTACCCGTTTCATTAATTCGCTCGCGCCCGACGAACGCGACCGCGCCGCGCGTTTCCATTTCGAGCGGGGCCGCGACAACTACGTCGCCGCGCGCGGTGTCCTGAGAGAACTGCTCGGCATGTACCTGAACATCCCGCCGGCCGGCGTCCAGCTCACATACACATCGCATGGCAAGCCGGACCTCGCAGCGGCGCACGGAAGCGATTTGCGCTTCAACCTCGCGCACTCCGGCGACATCGTACTGATCGCGTTTGCGCGCGCCGCGCGCATCGGCATCGACGTCGAGCGGTGCCGCCCCGACTTCGACGGCCAGCGCATCGCGGACCGGTTTTTCACGGAATCCGAATCGGCGCTCCTTCGCGCCGTGCGCGACGCCGATCGCGTCCGCGCATTTACTCAACAATGGACGCGGAAAGAGTCGTTCATCAAGGCGCATGGCGAAGGGTTGTCCTATCCGCTGAACGCGTTTTCGATCGCGGAAGACGATAACGACAGGCTCCGCGTCCTTGTGCATGCGAGACCGGGCGAAACGGACGCGTGGTGTGTCCGCGACCTCGACGTCGGCGATGACTACGCCGCGGCGATCACCGTCGAGTTGGCGTCACCAGTACTTTCCACATTCGATTGGTGTACCACGAACCAACCGTGA
- a CDS encoding alpha/beta fold hydrolase: MVPHLFALHPTGSKRPFYLCAPASGVVFPCYHVLEYWDEDRPFYAIQDPSLNPETPVFRTVEDLARADVAALKAHQPAGPYIIGGWSFGAMVALEMAHQLEKTGDRVELIVLDMRVNGPGRESPIANLTPIQRLYVIPKIIIAVFSHTGPYFRDGFYVMFGDRIKHGSVLAPFMRVCMRLLGRAPIADVIERRPHLDLQPPGLFRSLRVLVANMTVLRKYKPQPIHAHGALIKASDSASLGLHDPDPAMGWGGVALEGLKVYDTPGNHVTLMLQPAIEVVGESLRDAIELAEARLAGG; the protein is encoded by the coding sequence ATGGTCCCGCATCTGTTTGCTCTGCACCCCACCGGTTCAAAGCGCCCGTTCTACCTGTGCGCGCCCGCCAGCGGCGTCGTCTTCCCCTGCTACCATGTGCTCGAGTATTGGGACGAAGACCGGCCGTTTTACGCGATCCAAGACCCCAGCCTGAACCCGGAAACGCCCGTGTTTCGCACGGTCGAAGACCTTGCGCGCGCCGATGTTGCCGCACTGAAGGCGCACCAGCCCGCAGGTCCGTACATTATCGGCGGCTGGTCCTTCGGTGCGATGGTTGCGCTCGAGATGGCACATCAACTCGAGAAGACCGGCGATAGAGTCGAACTCATCGTGCTCGATATGCGCGTGAATGGGCCGGGCCGCGAATCGCCGATCGCAAACCTGACGCCGATCCAGCGGCTCTACGTAATACCGAAAATAATCATCGCCGTGTTCAGCCACACCGGCCCGTACTTCCGCGACGGGTTCTACGTCATGTTTGGCGACCGCATTAAGCACGGCTCCGTGCTCGCGCCGTTTATGCGCGTATGTATGCGTCTGCTCGGGCGTGCGCCAATCGCCGACGTGATTGAGCGTCGCCCGCACCTCGACTTGCAGCCGCCGGGCCTCTTCCGCAGCCTGCGCGTGCTCGTCGCAAACATGACCGTTCTCCGGAAGTACAAACCACAACCCATTCACGCCCACGGCGCGCTCATCAAAGCCAGTGACAGCGCCTCGCTCGGACTGCACGATCCTGACCCCGCAATGGGCTGGGGCGGCGTCGCGCTCGAGGGCCTCAAAGTCTACGACACCCCCGGCAACCACGTTACGCTGATGTTGCAACCCGCGATCGAAGTCGTGGGGGAGAGCCTGCGCGACGCTATCGAGCTTGCCGAAGCGCGCCTCGCAGGCGGTTAG